A genomic segment from Streptosporangium roseum DSM 43021 encodes:
- the dnaK gene encoding molecular chaperone DnaK: MARAVGIDLGTTNSVVSILEGGEPTVIANAQGSRTTPSVVAFAKNGEVLVGEVAKRQAVTNVDRTIRSVKREMGTNWSVEIDGKKFSPQQISAFVLQKLKQDAEAYLGEKITDAVITVPAYFNDAQRQATQEAGTIAGLNVLRIINEPTAAALAYGLDKEKDETILVFDLGGGTFDVSLLDVGQEDGHGFVEVKATSGDNHLGGDDWDQRVVDELATRFKNAHGVDLTKDKMALQRLREAAEKAKIELSSQSETSVNLPYITASAEGPLHLEEKLTRAEFQRITADLLERCKGPFNQVVKDAGIKISDIAHVVLVGGSTRMPAVAELVKELTGGQEPNKGVNPDEVVAIGAALQAGVLKGEVKDVLLLDVTPLSLGIETKGGIFTKIIERNTTIPTKRSEVFTTAEDNQPSVQIQVYQGEREIAAYNKKLATFELTGIAPAPRGIPQIEVTFDIDANGIVNVSAKDLGTGKEQTMTITGGSALPKDDIERMMREAESYAEEDKKRREDAETRNNADSLVYQTEKFLGENAEKVPDDIKNEVNEALAELKKTLEGTDSAEIRTAAEKLATVSQKMGSAIYAQSQGSEAPAGAPGAENTAGQESDDNVVDAEIVDDEPKREDGKK, translated from the coding sequence ATGGCACGTGCGGTAGGTATCGACCTGGGGACGACCAACTCCGTCGTCTCGATCCTCGAGGGCGGTGAGCCCACCGTCATCGCCAACGCGCAGGGCTCGCGGACCACGCCGTCCGTGGTCGCCTTCGCCAAGAACGGCGAGGTCCTCGTCGGTGAGGTCGCCAAGCGGCAGGCCGTCACCAACGTGGACCGCACGATCCGCTCGGTCAAGCGCGAGATGGGCACCAACTGGTCCGTCGAGATCGACGGCAAGAAGTTCTCCCCGCAGCAGATCAGCGCCTTCGTCCTGCAGAAGCTCAAGCAGGACGCCGAGGCCTACCTGGGCGAGAAGATCACCGACGCGGTGATCACCGTCCCGGCCTACTTCAACGACGCCCAGCGGCAGGCGACGCAGGAAGCCGGCACCATCGCCGGCCTCAACGTCCTGCGCATCATCAACGAGCCCACCGCGGCGGCGCTCGCCTACGGCCTCGACAAGGAGAAGGACGAGACCATCCTCGTCTTCGACCTCGGCGGCGGCACGTTCGACGTGTCCCTGCTCGACGTCGGCCAGGAGGACGGCCACGGCTTCGTCGAGGTCAAGGCCACCAGCGGCGACAACCACCTCGGTGGTGACGACTGGGACCAGCGCGTCGTCGACGAGCTCGCGACCCGGTTCAAGAACGCCCACGGCGTCGACCTGACCAAGGACAAGATGGCCCTCCAGCGCCTGCGCGAGGCGGCGGAGAAGGCCAAGATCGAGCTCTCCAGCCAGTCGGAGACCTCCGTCAACCTGCCCTACATCACCGCCTCGGCCGAGGGCCCCCTCCACCTGGAGGAGAAGCTCACCCGCGCCGAGTTCCAGCGGATCACCGCCGACCTGCTCGAGCGGTGCAAGGGCCCGTTCAACCAGGTCGTCAAGGACGCCGGGATCAAGATTTCCGACATCGCCCACGTGGTGCTCGTCGGCGGTTCGACCCGCATGCCCGCGGTCGCCGAGCTCGTCAAGGAGCTGACCGGCGGCCAGGAGCCCAACAAGGGCGTCAACCCGGACGAGGTCGTGGCCATCGGCGCCGCCCTCCAGGCCGGCGTGCTCAAGGGCGAGGTCAAGGACGTCCTGCTGCTCGACGTGACCCCGCTGTCGCTGGGCATCGAGACCAAGGGCGGCATCTTCACCAAGATCATTGAGCGCAACACCACGATCCCGACCAAGCGCTCCGAGGTCTTCACCACGGCCGAGGACAACCAGCCGTCGGTGCAGATCCAGGTCTACCAAGGCGAGCGCGAGATCGCGGCCTACAACAAGAAGCTGGCCACCTTCGAGCTGACCGGCATCGCCCCGGCGCCGCGCGGCATCCCGCAGATCGAGGTCACCTTCGACATCGACGCCAACGGCATCGTCAACGTCTCCGCCAAGGACCTCGGCACCGGCAAGGAGCAGACGATGACCATCACCGGCGGCTCCGCGCTGCCGAAGGACGACATCGAGCGCATGATGCGCGAGGCCGAGTCCTACGCCGAAGAGGACAAGAAGCGCCGCGAGGACGCCGAGACGCGCAACAACGCCGACTCGCTCGTCTACCAGACCGAGAAGTTCCTCGGCGAGAACGCCGAGAAGGTCCCGGACGACATCAAGAACGAGGTCAACGAGGCGCTCGCCGAGCTCAAGAAGACGCTTGAGGGCACCGACTCGGCCGAGATCCGCACCGCGGCGGAGAAGCTCGCCACCGTCAGCCAGAAGATGGGTTCGGCGATCTACGCCCAGTCGCAGGGGTCCGAGGCCCCGGCCGGCGCCCCCGGCGCGGAGAACACGGCCGGCCAGGAGTCCGATGACAACGTGGTCGACGCTGAGATCGTGGACGACGAGCCGAAGCGCGAAGACGGCAAGAAGTGA
- a CDS encoding RNA polymerase sigma factor, whose protein sequence is MIGSPDLGLGPGTGEWSPRDDFDRVFDAHFAEIHRYVARRLDTDAADDLAAETFLVAFRERERFDAARGGVRPWLYGIATNLLARHRRSEVRRWKALSRTEATGQVDSHENAVAARVAAGQVTGRLAGALAGLAKRDRDVVLLIALGGLAHAEVAAALGIPYGTVASRLNRARKQLRKALGDVNPLKEAGDG, encoded by the coding sequence ATGATCGGCTCCCCCGATCTCGGGCTCGGGCCCGGGACCGGCGAGTGGTCGCCGCGCGACGACTTCGACCGGGTCTTCGACGCCCACTTCGCCGAGATCCACCGCTACGTCGCCCGCCGTCTCGACACCGACGCCGCCGACGACCTCGCCGCCGAGACCTTCCTCGTCGCCTTCCGCGAACGCGAACGCTTCGACGCCGCGCGGGGCGGCGTCCGTCCCTGGCTGTACGGCATAGCCACCAACCTGCTGGCCAGACACCGGCGGAGCGAGGTGCGCCGCTGGAAGGCGCTCAGCCGTACCGAGGCGACGGGTCAGGTGGACAGCCACGAGAACGCCGTGGCCGCCAGGGTCGCCGCCGGGCAGGTGACCGGCCGGCTCGCGGGGGCGCTGGCCGGTCTGGCCAAGCGCGACCGCGACGTGGTCCTGCTGATCGCGCTCGGCGGGCTCGCCCACGCCGAGGTGGCGGCCGCGCTCGGCATCCCCTACGGGACCGTGGCGTCCCGGCTCAACCGCGCCCGCAAGCAGCTCCGCAAGGCACTGGGCGACGTCAACCCGCTGAAAGAGGCCGGCGATGGATGA
- a CDS encoding CU044_5270 family protein produces MDEITLLGAALPDAPPPTPEAVARARARLTAHGVRRRRHPTWTLIIGASMATAAVITAVALAATLLAPAPPSVLETPKTGEHLLRELADRVEKLSPGTGAYWRVQGTRVNRYAVGTGPTRYWIASRGEVRQWTPRKPGALYVQETELSGIRPDTPRDEKIWRKQGSPDRWRLPKCESSSPPCAPTALADKRSRREYRIMGDVPDPGLGGLTIAELDALPTDPARLRERLEGYRKAEQKRGLKRSWEEFLKAAVRDMTVTPVSPGLRAALLRLYVEQPGAEVAREDSDPLGRPAIAIDLETKGYFQLGTRMVPITKEILLDPRTGEGMAERSVTTDAEGGFPKGTVAHYVVVEKMGWTDERPKLPSGCRLKAGVTCR; encoded by the coding sequence ATGGATGAGATCACCCTGCTGGGGGCCGCCCTGCCGGACGCCCCGCCACCCACACCCGAGGCCGTCGCCCGCGCCCGCGCCCGCCTGACCGCCCACGGGGTACGGCGCCGCCGTCACCCCACCTGGACACTGATCATTGGAGCCTCCATGGCCACCGCCGCCGTCATCACCGCAGTCGCGCTGGCCGCGACCCTCCTGGCCCCGGCGCCGCCCTCGGTGCTGGAGACACCGAAGACCGGTGAGCACCTGCTCCGGGAACTCGCGGACAGGGTGGAGAAGCTCTCACCCGGGACCGGCGCCTACTGGCGCGTCCAGGGGACTCGCGTCAACCGGTATGCGGTCGGCACCGGACCCACGCGCTACTGGATCGCGTCCAGAGGGGAGGTGCGCCAGTGGACACCGCGGAAGCCGGGAGCCTTGTACGTCCAGGAGACCGAGTTGTCCGGCATCCGGCCGGACACACCGCGGGACGAGAAGATCTGGCGGAAGCAGGGCTCGCCCGACCGCTGGCGCCTGCCCAAGTGCGAGAGCTCCTCCCCTCCCTGCGCTCCGACCGCCCTCGCCGACAAGCGGTCGCGACGCGAGTACCGGATCATGGGAGACGTCCCCGACCCCGGCCTGGGAGGTCTCACCATCGCCGAGTTGGACGCCCTCCCGACCGATCCGGCGCGGCTGCGGGAGCGCCTTGAGGGCTACCGCAAGGCCGAGCAGAAGCGGGGCCTCAAACGGTCCTGGGAGGAGTTCCTCAAGGCGGCCGTGCGCGATATGACGGTCACGCCGGTCAGTCCCGGACTCCGGGCGGCGCTGCTGCGCCTGTACGTGGAACAGCCCGGGGCCGAGGTGGCGCGGGAGGACAGCGATCCGCTGGGCCGTCCCGCCATCGCCATCGACCTCGAGACCAAGGGCTACTTCCAGCTGGGCACCCGTATGGTGCCGATCACGAAAGAGATCCTCCTCGACCCTCGGACCGGTGAGGGCATGGCCGAGAGGTCTGTCACGACGGACGCCGAAGGCGGGTTCCCGAAGGGCACCGTGGCCCACTACGTGGTCGTCGAGAAGATGGGCTGGACCGATGAGCGGCCCAAGCTTCCCTCGGGCTGCCGGCTGAAGGCCGGCGTCACCTGCCGCTGA
- the proC gene encoding pyrroline-5-carboxylate reductase has translation MIAILGTGKMGEALLSGLLRAGFKPGDVLVTARRAERAEALRERYGVQVVSNAEAAKSADTIILAVKPQDMASLLTEIATHVPADRLVISAAAGITTSFVESRLGADIPVVRVMSNTPVLVDEAMSVISAGAHASEEHLRRTEDLLRPVGKVLRIPETQQDAATALSGSGPAYFFYLVEAMVDAGILLGMPRAAALDMVTQSIVGAAIMLRDSGEHPVILREAVTSPGGTTIAAIAELERHSVRAAFLAAIEAARDRSRQLAGG, from the coding sequence ATGATCGCGATTCTGGGAACCGGCAAGATGGGCGAGGCCCTGCTCTCGGGGCTGCTCCGGGCCGGGTTCAAGCCGGGCGACGTGCTGGTGACCGCGCGGCGCGCCGAGCGGGCCGAGGCCCTCAGGGAGCGGTACGGCGTGCAGGTGGTGTCCAACGCCGAGGCGGCCAAGAGCGCCGACACGATCATCCTCGCGGTCAAGCCGCAGGACATGGCGTCCCTGCTGACCGAGATCGCGACGCACGTCCCGGCCGACCGCCTGGTGATCTCCGCCGCGGCGGGCATCACGACCTCGTTCGTGGAGTCGCGGCTCGGTGCGGACATCCCGGTGGTCCGCGTCATGTCCAACACGCCGGTCCTGGTGGACGAGGCGATGAGCGTGATCTCGGCGGGCGCCCACGCCTCGGAGGAGCACCTCAGGCGCACCGAGGACCTGCTCAGGCCGGTCGGCAAGGTGCTGCGCATCCCCGAGACGCAGCAGGACGCCGCCACCGCCCTGTCCGGCAGCGGGCCCGCCTACTTCTTCTACCTCGTCGAGGCCATGGTCGACGCGGGCATCCTGCTCGGCATGCCCCGGGCCGCCGCCCTCGACATGGTCACCCAGTCGATCGTCGGCGCGGCCATCATGCTGCGCGACTCCGGGGAGCATCCGGTGATCCTCCGCGAGGCGGTCACCTCTCCGGGCGGCACCACCATCGCAGCCATCGCCGAGCTGGAGCGGCACAGCGTCCGCGCCGCCTTCCTGGCCGCC